The Penaeus monodon isolate SGIC_2016 chromosome 13, NSTDA_Pmon_1, whole genome shotgun sequence genome contains a region encoding:
- the LOC119580304 gene encoding uncharacterized protein LOC119580304: MPYVQVGRTHSFLGKRLWEILCSLQDFGVGRMVVRSRFERYPEVCYYRIVTAKPQMDNGRPHMDEDNMRGRVTAEQIFRGKNMGIVDISKASYKTDFRLIHKHEEAKYLQKAKESSPCDVRIFPQTMDMPPLLKLFAEREGHSATTLKVNLNSKKHNNCRIAKDGETPNVSLSIALGSPASPELYEGVL; this comes from the exons ATTGTGGGAAATTTTATGCAGCTTGCAGGACTTTGGCGTTGGAAGGATGGTGGTTCGAAGCCGTTTTGAGAGATACCCTGAGGTTTGCTACTACAGGATTGTCACTGCAAAGCCCCAGATGGACAATGGCAGACCACACATGGATGAG GACAATATGCGAGGCAGAGTTACTGCAGAACAAATATTTCGAGGAAAGAACATGGGCATTGTGGACATTTCAAAAGCTTCCTACAAAACAGATTTCCGGCTAATACACAAGCATGAGGAGGCCAAATATTTACAAAAAGCTAAAGAATCTTCACCTTGTGATGTTAGGATTTTTCCGCAGACTATGGATATGCCTCCTCTTCTTAAG ttgtttgcagagagagagggacactcGGCAACCACTCTGAAAGTTAATTTGAACTCCAAGAAACATAATAATTGTCGCATTGCCAAGGATGGGGAGACCCCCAATGTTAGCCTTTCCATTGCTTTAGGATCCCCTGCTAGTCCAGAGCTTTATGAAGGGGTCTTGTAA